AAGTATcgatttaagaatttaatagtattattgTTTCTTATAATTCACAGTAAAGCTATTTTGAGAGAAAGGTCTCATAATTTTTAATCGATCGAGTGACCAAGGTTATGTAATTATATCTCAAAATGTATACATCTCACCAGTGGTCGGACATTTTATCTCCTGCGGGTGCTCTGATTCACTGTAGATCTGCTTATCTTCCGTAGAATAGGTCTGGAGCACGCAATTTTGCCACGAGGCACCGGAGTCAACTGTTAAAAAATTGTAGCTGTCaatggaattattaatttatttgtggcttttcaatgatatttacaATGGAATTGTGAATGTACGATCATACTTTAAGACTGCGTTTCAATTTACCCTGGCATCAATTCTGGCATCAATGTGAATTACTTTTACcgctgaaaatattgtttttctctgttcttatgaataattttttttcacttcaaaatgtatttatatttaatatacaattttttttttactattttaaatatattttgtctgtatagttaaataatatacacaaaattttatataaaaataaagtttatattttagtacatttatattttgtacttaaaaaaagacatatctgcttcatttttacatttgtattaaatttagtattcCTCCTTCAACTGCAAGTCGGCGGTTACTAAGTTTCGCCACTGAAATCAATATCACCTAACCTGAAGGTCGGAACGGTTTCCTAActatacaaaaatagaatttcgcCTTCAAACAGTGTTccatttaatgcaaattttgcaACGACTTTGGCAACACAAAAGGCAATGATTAATTGACTTGTTAGTCGCTTATCGTTGAAACATCGTTAGTCGCTTATCGCCGGTGTTAGTCGTTAGCAAGTTGAaagtttttcttcatattttcagggtaaatgaaaaaaaaaaattcatacagttcatacagtttctcaaaaaaaaatttctatacagTCAGCCAAATTTCTgcttaacaattttctttaaaatatgtatttaatctaAAAGCTTACCAATGACCCTAAATAACTTCACAACTTGACAATAATATCCGAGTTTTAACTGCCGGGTAAAAAACGATAtaatcggtattttttttttttcattacattggTATAAAAGGGAAACATATAAATCCGccttaaattaactttttattgttattaattggCTCTAAGAAATAACAAtctagataaataatttattaattcatgcatttgatgttgtttattgaaaataataattgtatttcagtagaaaaaaaaaatcaattttatgtatGATCCATTAAAAAAGACAACTGTGGTCTAGCGCCTAGTGTCCGGTTTCAGAACCGGAAAGTATCCATGTCGAGAACAGTTTGGTAGAAGATTCGCCATGTAAAGGGTATTAATTAGTTCAGGTTAAATCAGCCGAAGATTAAATGTCACTCACACTCCTACTGGTATGGCGTAGAATGTTTGAAGTAGGGAGTGTCGGCTCATGTGTCGTTCTCTTCATCATAATTCAGATGTACGAGAGTCTTCTTAAAGTagctcttatttattttctaaaacaaagcTAACAAAACCATTATTTTGTCTGCTTTATAATACtatcgttttaaaattcattttaaaaaatttaataattaattagaaaaataaattacgtattacatttttgactttatttagcattagaagtattttaataaagaaattttaaataaatgtctaaggacttttttattttaagaaaaaaaaattctgaattaatcttaaaaatttctttcccaaatttctcatttttagaaataatacctagaaaaaatattaaaaataacgtGTAATGTAGAGCTAAATTGTtctaatttctgattttattatccAATAATTGATAGCAAGAAATGAATTTTCAGGTAAAGAAAATATTGGAGTAATTCACGtgccattttaatgtttttttaattcatattctatgaaattttctgtacattataagaaattattaagtcCTGCTATTTTCCAAATAACTTTCATTTGATAACATGGATCCATTACGTTGTGCTCTAAATATGTCATCCAAAATTGTGGCTTCAACGGTAATCGAAATTGATACGGATGAACTGAATGCCACCTGTTCCTGTTCCTATCGAAACATGATCATCAAAAACTATCAAAactggaacaaaaaaaaagttgtctagagaagaaatttatatttggcAATTTAAGACTCAAGCCTTCTTATTGATGCACACTCTCTGAGCatgcatgatttaaaatatatgggggcttatcttttaaaataaaacaataaataaatgtaactttACCTTAAGTATTACTGAAATATCTTTGAATTCCGCAATGATAAAGAAACAATAAACCAAATTGTTTCGTCCTAGCAACAGTGGAGAaagcaaaaattatcaaaaaaaaatctaatggaaGAAGACTACTTTCTTAAGTGcatcatttcatgaaaattttataaaacacataAAGCTACGCTTATCTTTGAGATCTCTAATAAAGTTTTcatagtttaagaaaaaaatttaaaatttcttacaaaaaaaatattttggtttaaaaaatgttttggtcAATAATGAAAGATCCACTACGAATGatcaataagtttaaatatataaagataatgaacttttttaaaacatgtataatatattatatacatacaagAACAAAATTCTCTGAATGAATCATAGTTGCGATATTGTAATGTACATACGCAAAATGTAAATGCCTTGATGATTTTTaggcatttcaaataataaaaatgctcataaaatcaaaaatttataaatgaaaatatggaaaacttttgaaattcaaatttaactagCGAAACTTATTTTGTATGTTTCTTATTTATGATCCCTTTGCAATTTTGGAACTTATCCAAAATCTCTACTAATGAACTTCTTTATGGTTTTTCATTTCACACtattaatatgcatatattaatACCCCGTTctcatagaaaaaatattctaataatttccGGCTGTGTTTAAGTATAAATGCTCCTCTGACATTGTAATTCTTCATCATCGTCACATTCTTCTCAGCTTAAATTCGGTTTTTTTTGGTCTAACTACCTTTTATGTCATTGATGTAAACGGACAGTTTCAGttaatattcaatgatttttacaaaaaaatggcaAGTTCTTTTCTATTACTAGTTTCATACCTCTGATTTTCATCTACTTTGCGCTCAAGTACATTTCATTACATCttattttgctttgtttatatcttaaaatatatctatCCACATGCTATATTCGCATTATCACAAAATAatgtcattgtttttttttaattcataataatagaaaataaattatcatttcttaCATGGCTTATAATATTGCTCAGTATTGCTTAATACTGCTCAAAATTGTATCAACTAAACATGCGATCCCAAAACAAGCAGAAATAGACACGCAATAGACCACAGCTCGAAACCAAGCAGCGAATGTTAAGTAAAAACATGTCGATAAATActcaaatattctaatttaaatattgaattagtaTTTGGATGTGAATTTTTAGATTTGTAGAAGAAAAGTTGCATTTATATTATACTAGTCGCATCAGGTGACCAACTGTTCCGTCAACATTTTTGGTTGAATTCTACTTCAGACAAATCACTTTTTATAACTCTATGTACATGATTCCGTCACATTGTCTGATATCCAAGCCGTGTTATTTCAACTATATAAGTTAAGTTCTGTATAACatgtacatgaacttttctaatagaGAGAGTTCTATTAAAAACGTGAATTTCCGGtccatctatcttctaaattttatgacagtgagacttcaattttttatttgtcttgtaaactattcatatattaaacagaatctttttttctttaacttttaacaataaaaaaaatcgcgtgattaagtatttaatgaagaatgaaaatgatttgaatttatggccaacaatataatatatgcaaaattatacaaaaaaaaatatttttaaaaaattgctaaaatttaggaaaaattcgcatgattattgaaatgtataattaaaaagactatcttttaaattttgtaacggtataaaatttatttttgagcaataatatttttggaaaaacgtcaaattcagcttaatttttaatttaataaaattcaaattaaaagttaaaaaatcgtTCTGAAACGCAGATTCTCATTCTCTAAGGTAAACATTGCTAAATTAGGCAattgtaagtcaaacggtctggcctgaaGAGAGCCTACGTACACATTCATATTTATGACTAGCTTATATAGTTTGAATTGTCTGACCAGTAAATTACAATCCTATGTTCTGATACGATATACTATCGAAACAGAAATTATTCGCTGCATacgtaatataaatatattaaatataataatattaaatatattaaatataataatattaaatattaaaaaaattatattaaacaaacttgaaaattggcgaaataatttaattcattcctttttttgaacgcataaattcttttaattcaaaaatatttctaataagaattttattcttaaagcTGAAATGGAAGCCAATAGAAGCTTAATTATCTCTCATGTATACAGtcttctttattttgatttgaattagatataaaaacatttattattttgcctgGTTTCTTATAATTTTAGTCGAAGAAGACAAAGAGCGACTCCCAGAAGAAGACTGCCCGACGCGCGACGTCCAATGTCTTCGCTATGTTTGAACAAAATCAAATAGCGGAGTTCAAAGAGGTGAGTTCATTTTGTTGAGATGCAAAAATAAAGGTGAAATCTTATATTCACAAACTGCAGTGTTTATATCATTTGTTTCCTAGAAAAGCGTATAATCTCACTAATGAGGCTAATTGAGATTTGCTATTTTCCCATTTCGAGATCTTAAtgatgctttattattttttatcttttaacgaTCATACGATAGTTGATAATTTTATGtctgtatttttttcatatcgttgatgtttttattatttatttgaaaggcTTTTCAACTCATCGACTCCAATAAAGATGGCCTAATAGACAAGAACGATTTAAGAGCAACGTTCGATTCACTaggtaagaaaattatattttgtcttGTGATAAAACCTATAGTAATTATCTCTACTGCACAGAAAAAAACTATCCATCTGCGCATTACaggaaatttctgtttcaaaaaccGAATATCCAtcttgtgtaaaataaaataataaattttttggttCCTTAGTTTGACcattaattgaaaacatttaatcctttaattttacttggaaatatttaatgcattcgtTATAAGTTACTTTTACTTTgaacatttataatttcataaaataattgagttttctatattaaaatttgacttcaaagtcattattttaaaaatatcacttttgaCTGATTTATCAGCATATAAAATTTagagatgtttttattatttttactctcCTGTCTATAAAgtgataattcattttaataatgtgattgtataaaaataatggacattttcatcatttttaaaactaaaatactgATACAAGTTTCTTTAATAtcgatatttcttattttgttttccaGTTGAAAGTCAAAAAATACCTTACTTCcaagaaaacaattctttaaattatatgatCTCTACAGATTTTATCTGTtggacttgattttttttaaaaatatttatctatttttattttaatatttatatttttctttcatctcaCAGGAAAAATCGTGAGCGAAAATGATCTGAACAGCATGCTTTCTGAAGCCCCTGGTCCAATTAATTTCACCATGTTTCTCACCATCTTCGGTGAAAGGATAGCAGgtaaattaatgatgaaattatttaagttttattctttctaaatatCTGTATAACATCTAAGTGACTAATTAATTTTGTGCTAGTAATCTAATCAGTCTTAACAATGTTCTTTTGGACGTAACATGAAAATTTGCAGGGGATTGAAGAAAATcttgaactaaaaatttcttcACCTGCAGTTATTGTCGGGAAAAATAgcattgcaaaaataattacaaagaatGCCATTATATGCAACGGCGAATTGAAGTATTTTATtgacaatttaatattattaagaatttaagtattaatttgaCAACTTAGTTtcatatttaaactcatttttttaatttaacaacatatgattgatttattttaggtaaattatttattttaataattttgtgaaaaattaaaggttttattttttatgagttaCTGACTACATGCCATCCATGTTTGTACGCACCATTATTTGAACATACACTCGATGTTTATAAATACAGCAATAGTTAAACAAACGTAACGAATCAGATAAGATTATGCTGTCGAGCATATTTGAGCAggtttctaataatttataattcatagaatctatactttttttaaatttattaattttgcaattaatttaataaaaattttcattgactTGCTTGCAACCCACTTCGGCCTAGTGGTTCTAAACAGGTGTGAATCTATAAACTATAATTAAGTTCAAGATTTAACCCTTCTTGTGTGTGTGATTTCAATTTCAGTATTTATAGATAAAGAGAGCATTTGAAGCTGTCTTGTAATACCACTACCGCCCTGCTGCAAGGCATAAAACTAAATAGGGAGAtttcaaatgtttctaaaataaaattccaattctGATGTACCGAATAGTATATCAACTGAATttctaattcagaaaaaaaaaagaaaaagaaaagatcagttaaaattatttatgaatcaaaatttaacagcattttaaaatatctaattttcataCCAGAAttacgtaaaattaattttaaataattaatatagtttttgataattattagaGTTACAATATAAAAAAGCTCGAGACccaaaatttataactaatattcATCGGTGTTCTCATAACCACACCATTAGAATacgtaaatgaaattcaaaacaaatgcgttatttttaattaaacagcacaaaaaaaaatcaagatataaaCGGC
Above is a genomic segment from Argiope bruennichi chromosome 1, qqArgBrue1.1, whole genome shotgun sequence containing:
- the LOC129975885 gene encoding myosin regulatory light polypeptide 9-like, with protein sequence MSKKTKSDSQKKTARRATSNVFAMFEQNQIAEFKEAFQLIDSNKDGLIDKNDLRATFDSLGKIVSENDLNSMLSEAPGPINFTMFLTIFGERIAGTDQEEVIKKAFDTFDPDGAGKINEKKLRKALITWGEKLTNSEVDEAFKEAPIDREGMIDINSYVKVICGTATEEE